The following proteins come from a genomic window of Paenibacillus sp. CAA11:
- a CDS encoding aspartate ammonia-lyase, whose amino-acid sequence MFRVESDALGSETVPSEAYYGIHAVRARDNFTVSGRPVNPRITRAIVMVKKAAAKVNGRQGNISEQVASGILSACDEILQGQMDKHFIVDAYQGGAGTSTNMNVNEVIANLAIEKLGGHKGDYRLVHPIDHVNLYQSTNDVYPTAMRIAMIPLLRSLSEEFASFQEALQEKEREYADVLRLGRTELMDALPIMAGQSFGAYAKAVARDRWRLYKAEERLREINLGGTAVGTGMNAPLAYIYAIAEELRELSGMGLCRSDFPMDGTQNMDVFVEVSGLLKAAAVNLLKISGDFRLLNSGPSGGIAEYILPPMQVGSSILPGKMNPVIAEMAGSVAMKVISNDTAVTLAAASGQLELNAFAPLIAESLLESLEILTEAVRLFHERCVRGLKVDTAHCLEHLERSGVMAAAAVTYLGYDAAAELAKSAAASDRPLKEILLEQGLMTKKQIDAILHPLQVTKPGIPGRSSDL is encoded by the coding sequence ATGTTTCGGGTGGAATCGGATGCTCTAGGGAGTGAAACGGTTCCTAGTGAGGCTTATTATGGAATTCACGCGGTAAGGGCGCGGGATAATTTTACGGTCAGCGGCCGGCCGGTGAATCCGCGGATCACGCGGGCCATTGTAATGGTGAAGAAAGCGGCAGCCAAAGTAAATGGCAGGCAAGGGAATATTTCCGAGCAGGTGGCGTCGGGTATTTTATCCGCTTGCGATGAAATTCTGCAAGGCCAGATGGATAAACATTTTATTGTGGATGCGTATCAGGGCGGAGCGGGAACGAGTACGAACATGAACGTTAACGAGGTGATAGCCAATCTGGCCATCGAGAAACTTGGTGGACATAAGGGGGATTACCGGCTGGTCCATCCGATAGATCATGTGAATCTCTATCAATCTACCAATGACGTGTATCCCACTGCCATGCGAATTGCGATGATTCCGCTGCTTCGCTCGCTTAGTGAAGAGTTTGCCTCTTTTCAGGAGGCATTGCAGGAGAAGGAGCGGGAATACGCCGATGTGTTAAGGTTAGGACGGACGGAACTCATGGACGCACTGCCTATCATGGCCGGACAAAGCTTTGGAGCTTATGCCAAAGCGGTTGCACGGGACAGGTGGAGGCTGTACAAGGCGGAGGAACGGCTTCGGGAGATTAACCTTGGAGGAACGGCAGTGGGCACAGGAATGAATGCCCCCCTTGCTTATATTTATGCCATTGCAGAAGAGCTGCGGGAACTATCCGGAATGGGGCTGTGCCGCAGCGATTTTCCGATGGATGGCACACAGAATATGGATGTATTTGTGGAAGTTTCAGGTTTGCTCAAAGCTGCTGCGGTGAACTTGCTGAAGATATCTGGCGATTTCCGGCTGCTTAATTCCGGGCCCTCCGGCGGAATTGCAGAATACATCCTGCCGCCCATGCAGGTAGGTTCTTCAATCCTGCCCGGTAAAATGAACCCGGTCATCGCAGAGATGGCCGGGTCAGTCGCTATGAAGGTGATCTCCAATGATACAGCAGTCACTTTGGCGGCGGCCAGCGGACAGCTGGAGCTGAATGCCTTTGCTCCTTTAATCGCAGAATCTCTGCTTGAATCTCTTGAAATTCTTACTGAGGCTGTACGGCTCTTTCATGAGCGATGCGTGCGTGGGTTGAAAGTCGATACTGCGCATTGTCTGGAGCATTTGGAACGCTCTGGCGTCATGGCTGCCGCAGCGGTGACGTATCTGGGTTATGACGCTGCAGCTGAACTGGCTAAGTCTGCGGCGGCCTCGGACCGGCCGTTAAAGGAGATTTTGCTGGAACAAGGACTGATGACGAAAAAGCAGATCGATGCCATTCTGCACCCGCTGCAGGTTACCAAACCAGGCATCCCTGGAAGATCAAGTGATTTATAA
- the moaA gene encoding GTP 3',8-cyclase MoaA has product MSDILVDHFGRLHNYVRISVTERCNLGCQYCNPGRVEKAVEGNPLTFDEIERIVRVLAEMGVTKVRLTGGEPLIRPNLEELVARLRAISGIERVGLTTNGLLLAPKVQKLRDAGLTDLNVSLDSLIPERYSRITGGGDVSKVLHALAAGFKAGFEILKLNMVLMKGVNDDEIESFLQLTQKYPLHVRFIEYMPMGHDINGWEAGYMPLDGILERCVKAGFSLEAGPDSGRTTDEPTEKAADSGPAHYFRIQGAAGQFGLIHPVSQHFCNSCNRLRITANGHVKPCLFWNEELYIRPYIAQSELLKQLFLRALEAKPGQHIMMDQPGSKPPLKATMRLMSQIGG; this is encoded by the coding sequence TTGTCCGATATCTTGGTCGATCACTTTGGACGTTTACATAATTATGTACGTATCTCCGTTACAGAGCGCTGCAACTTGGGCTGTCAGTATTGCAATCCGGGCAGAGTAGAAAAGGCTGTGGAGGGTAATCCGCTTACCTTTGACGAGATTGAACGGATCGTAAGGGTACTCGCTGAGATGGGGGTAACCAAGGTGCGTCTTACCGGAGGAGAACCGTTGATTCGTCCGAACCTGGAAGAACTGGTTGCCAGGTTAAGGGCCATCTCCGGGATCGAACGTGTCGGTCTGACCACGAATGGACTGCTGCTCGCCCCCAAAGTGCAGAAGCTGCGTGATGCCGGGCTTACAGATCTCAACGTCAGCCTGGATTCTCTAATTCCAGAACGCTATTCCAGAATCACTGGGGGCGGCGATGTCAGCAAGGTGTTGCATGCTTTAGCAGCTGGTTTTAAGGCTGGCTTCGAGATACTGAAGCTGAATATGGTCTTGATGAAAGGTGTAAACGATGATGAAATTGAATCCTTTCTACAGCTGACTCAGAAATATCCGCTGCACGTCCGCTTTATTGAATATATGCCCATGGGTCATGATATCAACGGATGGGAAGCGGGATATATGCCTTTGGATGGAATACTGGAGCGCTGTGTCAAGGCTGGTTTTAGTCTTGAAGCAGGTCCAGACTCGGGTAGGACAACTGATGAGCCGACTGAAAAAGCAGCAGATTCCGGCCCGGCCCATTATTTTCGCATCCAAGGTGCGGCAGGGCAATTTGGCTTGATTCATCCGGTCAGCCAGCATTTTTGTAATTCATGTAACCGGCTGCGTATTACAGCAAACGGTCACGTTAAGCCGTGCCTCTTCTGGAACGAAGAGCTGTATATCCGGCCTTACATCGCTCAATCAGAGCTGCTGAAGCAATTGTTTCTGCGCGCCTTGGAAGCCAAACCTGGCCAGCATATAATGATGGACCAACCGGGTAGCAAGCCACCCTTGAAGGCCACAATGCGCCTGATGTCGCAAATTGGGGGGTGA
- a CDS encoding 4Fe-4S dicluster domain-containing protein, with protein MNRFVIADPDKCIGCHTCEVACVVAHAGNNMFLQEESGADFYPRLTVVETGEVTAPVQCRHCEDAPCANVCPNGSITNKDDSIFINQDSCIGCKTCMLVCPYGAITMVPAHKGGQKQLQSGLRSNTAGSWSRKERIVANKCDLCEGSGNGPECVRVCPTNALQFTVPSQIEDSISRKRLASAQSLLQFGGFPHL; from the coding sequence ATGAACCGGTTTGTCATTGCCGATCCCGATAAATGTATAGGCTGCCATACTTGTGAAGTGGCCTGCGTAGTTGCCCATGCCGGGAATAATATGTTTCTTCAAGAAGAGAGCGGGGCCGACTTCTATCCCCGGTTGACAGTCGTCGAGACCGGCGAAGTTACCGCACCGGTGCAGTGCAGACATTGCGAGGATGCTCCTTGTGCCAATGTGTGCCCGAATGGCTCCATTACGAACAAAGACGACAGCATTTTCATCAATCAGGATAGCTGTATTGGTTGCAAGACCTGTATGCTGGTATGTCCTTATGGGGCGATTACAATGGTTCCGGCACATAAAGGTGGCCAAAAGCAACTTCAATCCGGGCTTCGTTCCAATACAGCGGGTTCATGGAGCCGCAAGGAGAGAATTGTGGCGAACAAATGTGATTTGTGTGAAGGTAGCGGAAATGGCCCGGAATGCGTGCGGGTATGCCCCACCAATGCACTCCAATTCACCGTACCAAGCCAGATTGAGGATTCCATTTCCCGAAAAAGACTGGCCAGTGCGCAGTCATTACTGCAGTTCGGCGGTTTTCCGCATCTCTAA
- a CDS encoding [FeFe] hydrogenase, group A, whose protein sequence is MSYKDPIIHIDEQLCTGCRRCAAVCPVDAIIGEPGHPQTIDAHRCVVCGQCVQICTAYAADNESTTALRAVKLQERGQLPNVREPLFAAYSSGDIQKVKAVLADPKRFKVVQCAPAIRVSLAEEFGLPFGTLTPGKMAAALRRLKFDRIYDTNFAADVTIMEEGSELIGRVMSGERLPMFTSCCPAWVKHAETVAPELLEHLSSCKSPMQMAGALFKTYGAELDGIAPSDIFSVAVMPCTCKKFECSREEMSVNGCREVDVVITTRELASLIKDQGIDFIHLPDEPFDSPLGKYSGAGSIFGVTGGVMEAAIRTGYELITHEQIPNLQLDFVRGEEGIRTAEVQIGELELKVAVVAGLKYVDAVLAKVAEGTCPYHFIEVMACPEGCVSGGGQPKLLLETQRKIAYQARKSAVYRHDSHQKVRKSHENPDIIKLYKDFLGEPLGHTSHHLLHTKFVDRSLKEEMS, encoded by the coding sequence ATGTCGTATAAGGATCCAATCATTCATATTGACGAACAATTATGTACCGGCTGCAGACGTTGTGCGGCTGTATGTCCTGTGGATGCCATTATCGGCGAACCGGGCCACCCGCAGACTATTGATGCTCATCGCTGCGTCGTTTGTGGACAGTGTGTGCAGATTTGTACCGCTTATGCTGCGGACAACGAGTCGACGACAGCCTTACGAGCGGTAAAGTTACAGGAAAGAGGGCAGCTCCCCAACGTACGTGAGCCTTTGTTCGCTGCTTATTCGTCAGGGGATATTCAAAAGGTAAAAGCTGTTCTGGCTGATCCGAAACGGTTCAAGGTGGTGCAGTGTGCCCCTGCGATCCGAGTATCTCTGGCGGAGGAGTTTGGGCTGCCCTTCGGCACTTTAACCCCGGGGAAAATGGCGGCGGCGCTGAGACGGCTTAAGTTTGACCGGATTTATGATACAAATTTTGCTGCGGACGTGACGATTATGGAAGAGGGCTCAGAGCTGATTGGCAGAGTGATGTCAGGAGAGCGGCTGCCAATGTTCACCTCCTGCTGCCCGGCCTGGGTGAAGCATGCGGAGACGGTAGCACCGGAGCTGCTGGAGCATTTGTCCAGCTGCAAGTCCCCGATGCAAATGGCTGGAGCTTTGTTCAAGACCTACGGAGCGGAGCTGGATGGAATTGCACCTTCGGATATTTTCAGCGTCGCCGTTATGCCCTGTACTTGTAAAAAATTTGAATGCAGCAGAGAAGAAATGAGTGTGAACGGTTGCCGTGAAGTGGATGTAGTTATTACTACAAGGGAACTGGCCAGCTTAATCAAGGATCAAGGCATCGATTTCATTCATCTTCCCGACGAGCCGTTTGATTCACCGCTGGGCAAATACTCAGGAGCAGGCTCAATCTTCGGCGTCACAGGCGGTGTGATGGAAGCTGCGATACGAACGGGGTATGAACTGATCACCCATGAGCAGATTCCCAATCTGCAATTGGATTTTGTCAGGGGAGAGGAAGGCATCCGGACGGCAGAAGTTCAGATTGGCGAATTGGAGCTCAAAGTGGCAGTAGTCGCAGGACTGAAATATGTGGATGCTGTTTTGGCAAAAGTTGCAGAGGGCACCTGCCCGTATCATTTCATTGAAGTGATGGCTTGTCCCGAAGGCTGTGTCAGCGGCGGCGGACAGCCCAAGCTCCTGTTGGAAACGCAACGGAAAATTGCTTATCAGGCCAGAAAGAGCGCCGTTTACCGCCACGACTCTCATCAGAAGGTCCGCAAATCTCATGAGAATCCAGATATTATCAAATTGTATAAGGACTTCTTAGGTGAACCGTTAGGCCATACTTCACATCATTTGCTGCATACCAAATTTGTTGACAGAAGTTTAAAGGAGGAGATGTCATGA
- a CDS encoding 4Fe-4S dicluster domain-containing protein, protein MNNVQPSPFVIAEAGKCIGCKACELACFAVHNDHNGVVAAVGTVTVPVIPRLHVIRTESFTLPVQCRQCENAPCAEACPVQAIRREEGTIVIHEESCIGCKGCAMACPFGAISLYKAYSNGKVVPQIQLKERQHSAMVRSAKVIAYKCDLCRTRDHKDGAMGNVPACVEVCPVEALSLVHPDTSVSRSRTAAAMRL, encoded by the coding sequence ATGAATAATGTACAGCCGAGTCCGTTTGTCATTGCCGAAGCGGGCAAATGCATAGGCTGCAAGGCGTGTGAACTGGCATGTTTCGCAGTTCATAACGATCACAATGGGGTTGTGGCGGCTGTGGGCACTGTTACGGTACCGGTTATTCCCCGCCTGCATGTCATTCGAACAGAGAGCTTCACACTGCCGGTTCAATGCCGTCAATGCGAGAATGCGCCTTGTGCGGAAGCCTGTCCGGTTCAGGCGATCCGGCGGGAGGAGGGGACAATAGTTATTCATGAAGAGAGCTGCATAGGCTGCAAAGGCTGTGCCATGGCCTGTCCGTTTGGTGCCATCAGTCTGTATAAAGCGTACAGCAACGGCAAGGTAGTCCCTCAGATTCAACTGAAGGAGCGGCAGCATAGCGCGATGGTACGTAGCGCCAAAGTGATCGCCTATAAATGTGATTTATGCCGGACCAGGGACCATAAGGACGGAGCTATGGGAAACGTTCCGGCTTGTGTAGAGGTCTGTCCGGTAGAGGCACTGTCACTGGTTCATCCGGATACCAGTGTATCCAGGTCACGGACAGCAGCAGCTATGCGACTGTAA
- the fdhF gene encoding formate dehydrogenase subunit alpha, with the protein MENKVLTVCPYCGSGCQMNLIVEEGKIVGAEPADGRTNEGNLCLKGHYGWDFLNDPQILTARIRKPMIRKSGTLTEVSWEEAIQYTAEKLTAIKEKYGPDAIMGTGSARGPGNEANYVMQKFMRAVIGTNNVDHCARVCHGPSVAGLTYSLGDGAMSNSIPEIEDTDLLFIFGYNAAVTHPIVARRIVRAKQKGATIIVIDPRKTESARIADTWLPLKGGTNMAIVNAFGHVLIAEELYDKQYVEKYVEGFAEYKATVQKYTPEYAESITGVQAAEIRKVIRQYASANKAMILYGMGVCQFAQAVDVVKGLASLALLTGNLGRPGVGIGPVRGQNNVQGSCDMGALPNVYPGYQSVTDDKVRKKFEKAWGVALPRKVGYRITEIPHLVLKEDKVKAYYIFGEDPVQSDPNASEVRETLDKLEFVIVQDIFMNKTALHADVILPATSWGEHDGVYSSADRGFQRIRKAIEPPGEVKPDWQIISELATAMGYPMSYRNTEEIWDEMRGLSPLFAGASYRKMEEQGSVQWPCPSEDHPGTPYLYEGNRFTTSSGKGQLFACEWRAPLEQPDQEYPLSLSTVREVGHYSVRTMTGNCRALSQLSDEPGFIQMSQEDGSSLGIEDGQLVHVVSRRGRVLARAQISNRVKTGATYMTYHFWIGACNELTGDYLDPVSKTPEYKYCAIRIEKIADQLRAEQQVQQEYEALRAQMHVEARPV; encoded by the coding sequence ATGGAGAATAAAGTGCTGACTGTATGTCCTTATTGCGGAAGTGGTTGTCAGATGAATTTAATTGTTGAAGAGGGGAAAATTGTAGGCGCTGAACCAGCGGATGGAAGAACGAACGAAGGGAATCTGTGCCTTAAGGGTCATTATGGATGGGATTTCCTGAATGATCCGCAGATTCTTACCGCCCGTATCCGCAAGCCGATGATTCGTAAATCAGGGACACTGACAGAGGTATCCTGGGAAGAAGCCATTCAGTATACAGCCGAAAAACTAACAGCAATCAAGGAAAAGTATGGACCGGATGCAATCATGGGAACCGGTTCAGCCCGTGGCCCGGGAAATGAAGCCAATTATGTCATGCAAAAATTTATGCGCGCTGTTATCGGAACCAATAATGTTGACCATTGCGCTAGGGTATGTCACGGGCCGTCCGTAGCTGGGCTTACCTATTCGCTAGGGGATGGCGCAATGTCCAATTCAATTCCTGAAATTGAGGACACGGATCTGTTGTTTATTTTTGGATACAATGCAGCGGTTACCCATCCCATTGTGGCGAGAAGAATTGTGCGTGCGAAACAGAAGGGCGCAACGATCATCGTAATCGATCCCCGCAAGACGGAGTCGGCCCGCATTGCAGATACTTGGCTGCCCCTCAAAGGCGGCACGAACATGGCGATTGTTAATGCCTTTGGTCATGTGTTAATTGCTGAGGAGTTATACGACAAGCAGTATGTTGAGAAATATGTGGAAGGTTTTGCGGAATATAAAGCCACTGTACAGAAATATACACCTGAATATGCGGAGAGCATTACAGGTGTGCAAGCGGCTGAAATCCGCAAAGTAATAAGGCAATATGCGAGTGCGAACAAGGCGATGATCTTGTACGGTATGGGGGTATGTCAATTTGCCCAAGCCGTGGACGTTGTAAAGGGTCTGGCTTCACTGGCGCTTCTGACCGGTAACTTAGGCAGACCTGGCGTCGGGATTGGTCCGGTCCGCGGCCAAAATAATGTACAGGGTTCCTGCGATATGGGGGCATTGCCAAATGTCTATCCGGGGTACCAGTCTGTTACGGATGACAAGGTCCGTAAAAAATTTGAAAAGGCCTGGGGAGTGGCTCTACCTCGCAAAGTCGGGTATCGGATTACCGAGATTCCTCATCTCGTTCTAAAGGAAGACAAGGTGAAAGCTTATTATATTTTTGGCGAAGATCCGGTGCAGAGCGATCCGAATGCTTCAGAAGTGAGAGAGACACTGGATAAATTAGAATTTGTAATTGTCCAGGACATCTTCATGAACAAGACGGCCCTGCATGCCGATGTGATTTTGCCAGCCACCTCCTGGGGTGAGCATGACGGGGTCTACTCCTCAGCTGATCGTGGATTCCAGCGGATCAGAAAGGCCATCGAGCCTCCCGGTGAAGTAAAGCCCGATTGGCAAATTATCAGCGAGCTTGCCACGGCGATGGGCTATCCGATGTCCTACCGGAACACGGAAGAAATATGGGATGAAATGAGGGGGCTCTCCCCGTTGTTTGCCGGAGCCAGTTATCGGAAGATGGAAGAACAGGGCAGTGTTCAGTGGCCTTGTCCGTCAGAAGATCATCCGGGCACACCGTATTTATATGAGGGGAACCGGTTTACCACTTCCAGCGGCAAAGGACAGCTGTTTGCCTGTGAATGGAGGGCACCGCTGGAGCAGCCGGATCAGGAATATCCGTTGTCCTTGTCCACAGTGCGTGAGGTAGGGCATTATTCGGTTAGGACGATGACCGGCAACTGCCGTGCTCTTAGTCAACTTTCGGATGAGCCTGGTTTCATCCAGATGAGTCAGGAGGACGGATCAAGCTTAGGGATTGAAGACGGCCAGCTTGTACATGTTGTATCCCGCCGAGGCAGAGTGTTAGCCCGGGCACAGATCAGCAACCGTGTCAAAACCGGAGCCACCTATATGACCTACCATTTCTGGATTGGGGCCTGCAATGAGCTGACGGGTGATTATCTGGATCCGGTCTCCAAAACTCCGGAATACAAGTATTGTGCGATCCGCATCGAGAAAATTGCAGATCAACTGCGCGCGGAACAACAGGTTCAGCAGGAATATGAGGCGCTCAGAGCGCAGATGCATGTGGAGGCGAGACCGGTATGA
- a CDS encoding Na-translocating system protein MpsC family protein has translation MSETVFECQEKVRRLAVKIVKHYRGKGPENVKVSMEDDSLIIIEIRGILSSLSEILLKEGAVHLVTEYWKVLKPYLEREFMAEIVETLGSPFTYTWKIEDLNPGDRAIIIQLNKSV, from the coding sequence ATGTCTGAGACTGTTTTTGAATGCCAGGAGAAGGTGCGAAGACTTGCCGTTAAGATTGTGAAGCATTATCGCGGCAAAGGTCCGGAGAATGTAAAGGTTAGCATGGAGGATGACTCCTTAATCATTATAGAGATTCGTGGAATTCTCTCCAGTTTATCTGAAATTCTGCTCAAAGAAGGTGCGGTACATTTAGTTACAGAATATTGGAAGGTGCTGAAGCCTTATTTGGAGAGAGAGTTTATGGCAGAAATCGTAGAAACGCTTGGCAGCCCCTTTACATATACCTGGAAGATCGAAGACCTGAATCCAGGGGATAGGGCAATTATTATTCAATTGAATAAATCGGTTTGA
- a CDS encoding helix-turn-helix transcriptional regulator yields MLNDIGHKIKCIHKENNSNQVQFAKSIGISHRNLSEIELGNSNPSAETLIPIRTQLR; encoded by the coding sequence ATGTTGAATGACATTGGCCATAAAATAAAATGTATCCATAAAGAAAACAATTCAAACCAAGTTCAATTTGCAAAAAGCATAGGAATTTCTCATCGGAACCTGAGCGAGATTGAACTGGGAAATAGTAACCCATCTGCAGAGACATTAATACCTATTCGTACACAACTTAGATAA
- the glmS gene encoding glutamine--fructose-6-phosphate transaminase (isomerizing), translating into MCGIVGYIGKRDTQSVLIEGLKKLEYRGYDSAGIAVYTPEGLKITKSIGRLANLESKLESAPLVGSAGIGHTRWATHGKPSDVNSHPHTDRTQKFSVVHNGIVENYLELKDELISQGYTFVSETDTEVISHLVAREYDGDIVKAVQKAISHMRGAFALGVLTEYEPNKLVAVRQASPLIIGIGEGENFIGSDIPALLNYTRKVYILNDGEMAVLTPDSVELMTIEGNFISREMINVDWDEVTAEKGGFDHFMLKEIHEQPKAYRDTMRGRIDETGRKVIMPELKLTPEQIRNIRNIHVVACGTAYHAGLVGGSVIEQLVRIPVAFDVASEYRYRSPLITPETLVIVVSQSGETADTLAALREAQANGAHVLAITNVVGSSIARDANDVIATLAGPEIAVASTKAYTSQLIAFYLFALYLAEVRGTQSEAEIAHIIAAMQALPEQVESMLANTDSIKAYAEQISKHPNLFFIGRGLDYAVAQEGSLKLKEISYIHSEAYAAGELKHGTLALIEEGVPVIALVTQEAVMEKTVSNIKEVKARGGDVMALTYEEHVADMLKSVDQAFAIPKTLPMLAPAISVVPLQLLAYYASLALGHDVDKPRNLAKSVTVE; encoded by the coding sequence ATGTGTGGTATTGTTGGATATATTGGTAAAAGAGATACGCAGTCTGTGTTGATTGAGGGCTTGAAGAAGCTGGAGTACCGTGGTTACGATTCTGCGGGTATCGCTGTTTATACACCTGAGGGCTTGAAGATTACCAAGTCGATTGGACGTCTGGCTAATTTGGAGTCCAAGCTGGAATCGGCTCCGCTGGTTGGCTCTGCTGGTATTGGACATACCCGCTGGGCAACGCACGGTAAGCCTTCGGATGTGAACTCCCACCCTCATACAGATCGTACTCAGAAATTCTCTGTAGTTCATAACGGGATTGTAGAGAACTATCTGGAGTTGAAGGACGAGCTGATCTCACAAGGATACACTTTCGTATCCGAGACAGACACTGAGGTTATTTCTCATCTGGTAGCTCGCGAGTATGACGGTGATATTGTAAAAGCCGTTCAGAAGGCGATTAGCCATATGCGCGGTGCTTTTGCACTTGGCGTACTGACAGAGTATGAGCCTAACAAGCTGGTAGCTGTACGTCAGGCAAGCCCACTGATCATCGGGATCGGAGAAGGAGAGAACTTCATCGGCTCCGACATTCCTGCATTGTTGAACTACACTCGTAAAGTGTACATCTTGAACGACGGGGAAATGGCAGTGCTTACTCCGGATTCTGTCGAATTGATGACAATCGAGGGGAACTTTATTTCTCGGGAAATGATTAATGTCGATTGGGACGAAGTGACTGCAGAAAAGGGCGGCTTCGATCACTTTATGCTTAAAGAAATTCATGAGCAACCAAAGGCATACCGTGACACCATGCGCGGACGCATTGATGAAACTGGCCGTAAGGTGATTATGCCCGAGCTCAAGCTGACACCGGAGCAAATTCGTAACATCCGCAATATTCATGTCGTAGCTTGCGGTACGGCTTATCATGCTGGATTGGTCGGCGGTTCCGTTATCGAACAGCTGGTGCGTATTCCGGTAGCCTTTGATGTGGCATCCGAGTATCGCTACCGTTCTCCGCTGATTACACCTGAGACGCTGGTGATCGTTGTCAGCCAATCCGGTGAGACTGCAGATACGCTTGCAGCACTGCGTGAGGCACAAGCTAACGGTGCACATGTACTGGCTATCACTAACGTGGTGGGCAGCTCGATTGCCCGTGATGCGAATGATGTGATTGCTACGCTGGCTGGACCGGAAATTGCCGTAGCTTCAACTAAAGCTTATACTTCCCAGCTGATCGCTTTCTATCTGTTCGCCTTGTACCTTGCTGAGGTACGTGGAACGCAGAGCGAGGCGGAAATCGCTCATATCATTGCTGCTATGCAGGCCTTGCCTGAGCAGGTTGAGAGCATGCTGGCGAATACGGACTCCATCAAGGCTTATGCAGAGCAAATTTCCAAGCATCCAAACCTGTTCTTCATTGGACGTGGCCTGGACTATGCAGTGGCTCAAGAGGGCTCATTGAAGCTGAAGGAAATCTCCTATATTCACTCTGAAGCTTATGCTGCGGGTGAGTTGAAGCACGGAACATTGGCCTTGATTGAAGAAGGCGTTCCGGTTATTGCCCTGGTAACCCAGGAAGCAGTAATGGAGAAGACAGTCAGCAACATCAAGGAAGTGAAGGCACGCGGTGGGGATGTGATGGCACTCACCTATGAAGAGCATGTAGCTGATATGCTCAAATCCGTGGATCAAGCCTTTGCTATTCCTAAGACACTGCCTATGCTCGCTCCAGCAATCTCTGTAGTGCCACTTCAACTACTCGCTTACTATGCTTCTCTGGCACTGGGTCATGATGTGGATAAACCACGTAACCTGGCGAAGAGTGTAACGGTGGAGTAA